A portion of the Paenibacillus hamazuiensis genome contains these proteins:
- a CDS encoding carbohydrate ABC transporter permease, with protein MDLYNRNSLLTRFILALWAIVVLIPILIVVFVAVKAPSELAQGPLSMPASLEWANFAAAWNQGAMSSSLMNSIAIAGTSVITIILLSSAAAYPLSRRKKKWATVTYLYFLSGMMIPFQMTMIPLYKLLGQLNLIGKYPGPIFIYIALGLPFSIFLYTAFFKSIPQEIEESALIDGCGPYRTFWSILFPLLKPVTSTLLIMNTLTIWNDFFVPLLFLQSKQARTIPLSIYSFTGEFVNQWNLIFAAVIIGSLPLILLFLVLQKQFIQGMASGAVKG; from the coding sequence ATGGATCTCTACAATCGAAACAGCCTTTTGACCCGGTTCATTTTGGCCTTATGGGCGATCGTTGTGCTGATTCCGATCCTGATCGTCGTATTCGTCGCAGTAAAGGCGCCTTCCGAACTGGCGCAAGGTCCCTTGAGCATGCCGGCCTCCCTGGAATGGGCGAATTTTGCCGCCGCATGGAACCAAGGTGCGATGAGCAGCTCGCTGATGAACAGCATCGCGATAGCCGGAACTTCCGTTATTACGATCATTTTGCTCAGTTCGGCGGCGGCCTACCCGCTGTCCCGCCGGAAAAAGAAGTGGGCAACGGTCACATACCTGTATTTTCTTTCCGGCATGATGATTCCGTTTCAAATGACCATGATTCCGTTATACAAACTGCTGGGCCAATTGAACCTGATAGGCAAATACCCGGGGCCTATTTTTATATACATCGCCCTCGGCCTGCCATTTTCCATTTTTTTGTATACGGCATTTTTCAAGTCCATCCCGCAGGAGATCGAGGAATCCGCTTTGATCGACGGCTGCGGCCCTTATCGAACGTTTTGGTCGATCCTGTTTCCTTTGCTGAAGCCGGTCACTTCGACATTATTAATCATGAACACGCTGACCATATGGAACGATTTCTTCGTTCCGCTGCTTTTCCTGCAAAGCAAACAAGCCAGGACGATTCCGCTCTCGATCTATTCCTTCACGGGGGAATTCGTCAATCAATGGAACTTGATTTTTGCGGCGGTCATCATAGGCTCTTTGCCTCTTATCCTGCTGTTCCTTGTTTTGCAAAAACAATTTATCCAAGGCATGGCCAGCGGAGCTGTTAAAGGATGA
- a CDS encoding carbohydrate ABC transporter permease, whose protein sequence is MRKYWVDGTFILPAFVVFTVFLVIPVLSSFYYSLTDWNGLNPETHFVGLSNYFKLLTDQDVWNAIKNTFLIAICLTVGKNVLGLTLALGLQGTGRIHRILRVWYLIPVMLSALAIGYIWAYMYSPSDGVINTLLGMLHLDGLARDWLGQSDLAIYSIIFVSIWHFVGFTMIIYVAGLQSVPSEVYEAAYIDGAGRWSMFKNVTFPLIAPSFTVNMIVNMIVGIKIFDTIFVMTNGGPGTSTENLSILLYRQAFSFDRMGYASAIAVVMFMTILILSIVQITLLRKREVEY, encoded by the coding sequence ATGAGAAAATACTGGGTGGACGGAACGTTTATTCTCCCGGCATTCGTTGTTTTTACTGTGTTTCTGGTCATCCCGGTCCTTAGCAGCTTTTATTACAGCTTGACGGATTGGAACGGATTGAATCCGGAAACGCATTTTGTCGGATTAAGCAATTATTTCAAGCTGTTGACCGATCAGGACGTGTGGAATGCGATTAAAAACACGTTCCTGATTGCCATCTGCCTTACTGTGGGGAAAAACGTCTTGGGACTGACTTTGGCCCTCGGACTACAGGGGACGGGGAGAATCCATCGAATATTGCGGGTCTGGTATTTGATTCCGGTTATGCTGAGCGCTCTGGCCATCGGTTACATCTGGGCTTATATGTACAGTCCGTCCGACGGCGTAATCAATACGCTGCTGGGAATGCTCCATCTGGACGGTCTCGCCCGAGACTGGCTTGGTCAAAGCGATCTTGCCATCTACAGCATCATTTTTGTCAGCATTTGGCATTTCGTCGGCTTCACCATGATTATTTATGTTGCCGGGCTCCAGTCGGTCCCCTCCGAAGTTTACGAAGCGGCGTATATCGACGGAGCAGGAAGATGGAGCATGTTCAAAAATGTCACGTTTCCGCTTATTGCACCGTCCTTCACGGTGAATATGATTGTCAACATGATTGTAGGCATCAAAATTTTCGATACGATCTTCGTCATGACAAACGGAGGGCCGGGCACTTCGACCGAAAATCTCTCCATCCTGCTTTACCGGCAGGCTTTCAGCTTTGACCGGATGGGGTATGCGAGCGCAATTGCCGTCGTTATGTTCATGACCATCCTGATTTTATCGATTGTGCAAATTACTTTGCTTAGAAAAAGGGAGGTCGAGTACTGA
- a CDS encoding winged helix-turn-helix transcriptional regulator, whose product MKERYDLPCNIAQTLNIIGDRWTLLVIHEILVGRSTFNEIKKALSGISSKMLSDRLKYLEDGGLVVSTLYSDHPPRYQYKLTDSGKDLEGVFNALLLWGRQHLEKCYKKLIHRKCGHEIELTYYCPHCRENVDDVSAVEI is encoded by the coding sequence ATGAAAGAACGTTACGATTTGCCTTGCAATATAGCTCAAACGTTAAACATTATCGGCGACCGGTGGACGCTGCTCGTCATCCATGAAATATTGGTAGGCCGAAGCACGTTTAACGAGATCAAAAAGGCGCTTTCCGGCATCTCCTCCAAAATGCTGTCCGACCGGTTAAAGTATTTGGAGGACGGCGGACTCGTCGTCTCCACCCTCTACTCCGATCATCCGCCTCGTTATCAATACAAGCTGACCGACAGCGGCAAAGATTTGGAGGGCGTCTTTAACGCCCTTCTTCTTTGGGGCCGGCAGCATCTCGAGAAATGTTACAAAAAGCTTATTCATCGGAAATGCGGCCACGAAATCGAGCTGACTTATTACTGCCCGCACTGCCGGGAAAATGTGGACGATGTGTCGGCCGTCGAAATTTAG
- a CDS encoding ABC transporter ATP-binding protein → MLEPAVSVAVHHVTKSFAAGGKHERILNDVSFHVREGEIVSILGQSGCGKSTLLGLIAGFDKPDEGRILTSGQEVKGPAKHCVMLFQNYGLLPWRSVASNVELGLLELPAEERRSRALAYLKLVGLGDRAGHFPHQLSGGMQQRAALARALAIRPKIILMDEPFAALDTFTRYYLQNELLNIHAREQTTIVLVTHDIDEAVFLSDRVLIMGAGPGQIRREFRLQSSRPRDRGHDEFQHYRKLILDEFRFTDGPSAEEYSI, encoded by the coding sequence ATCTTGGAGCCGGCCGTTTCCGTTGCGGTACATCATGTAACTAAAAGCTTCGCAGCCGGAGGCAAACATGAACGAATATTAAACGACGTTTCTTTTCATGTCCGGGAAGGGGAGATCGTTTCGATTTTGGGCCAAAGCGGCTGCGGGAAGAGCACTCTGCTTGGATTAATTGCGGGCTTCGACAAACCGGACGAAGGACGCATTCTCACGTCCGGACAAGAAGTGAAGGGGCCGGCCAAACACTGCGTCATGCTCTTTCAAAATTACGGGCTGCTGCCTTGGCGCTCTGTTGCGAGCAACGTGGAGCTCGGTTTGCTTGAATTGCCGGCAGAAGAGAGAAGAAGCCGCGCCCTTGCTTATTTGAAGCTGGTGGGCCTGGGCGATCGCGCCGGCCATTTCCCGCATCAATTGTCGGGCGGAATGCAGCAAAGGGCTGCATTGGCTCGAGCGCTTGCCATCAGACCGAAAATCATTCTGATGGATGAACCTTTCGCCGCATTGGACACATTTACGAGGTATTACTTGCAAAACGAGCTTCTTAACATTCATGCGAGAGAACAAACGACGATTGTTTTAGTCACTCATGATATCGACGAAGCGGTCTTTTTATCGGATCGCGTTCTTATTATGGGAGCGGGTCCGGGACAAATCCGAAGAGAATTTCGTTTGCAATCGTCCAGACCCAGAGACCGCGGACACGACGAATTCCAGCATTACAGGAAATTGATTTTGGATGAATTCCGTTTTACGGATGGACCGTCCGCGGAAGAGTACAGCATTTAA
- a CDS encoding ABC transporter substrate-binding protein — translation MKPFQRFKKTSMLSAMAALALTATACGGAGGAGGKTGTPAGKQNEPVTLKLYMANTSDMAIMPEVNRKFEEQNPGIKIDLQTAPVDQFETVIKTKLASGDAPDIFTIYAGTKKDSFVKAGYLMDLSDQPWVSRLTDGAKEVSSKDGKVYGLPNRQNVIGVIYNKKIFNNLGIAVPTNWDEFLAACQKIKDAGITPLGLGMKDQFVTQLVPYAMAPSAIYRNQPDFDKNMYAGKITFTGSPWEQMMKDYLELNEKGYFNKDPLGTSNDLVMQTMASEKIAMTVTLHGRIAALRTANANLELGMFPLPYVKAGEKIWVSSMPAIYGGIYAKTKHPAEAKKYFEFLASPEIAQTILKATNSFSVYKDVTAELDPALKDITEGLKVGSYAFLDSVWPNTVQPIMFQQIQNVFAGKKIAEMLTAMDKAFKDGAAQQ, via the coding sequence ATGAAACCGTTTCAACGCTTCAAAAAAACGTCCATGCTCTCGGCCATGGCGGCGTTGGCTTTAACGGCAACGGCGTGCGGCGGAGCGGGAGGGGCCGGCGGCAAAACCGGGACGCCTGCCGGCAAGCAGAACGAGCCGGTTACCTTGAAATTGTATATGGCCAATACTTCGGATATGGCGATAATGCCGGAGGTGAACCGCAAATTCGAAGAACAAAATCCCGGCATCAAAATCGATTTGCAAACGGCGCCGGTCGATCAGTTTGAAACCGTTATCAAAACCAAACTGGCTTCGGGAGATGCACCGGATATTTTCACCATTTACGCCGGAACGAAAAAAGACTCCTTTGTGAAAGCCGGCTATCTCATGGATTTAAGCGACCAGCCTTGGGTCAGCCGACTAACGGACGGGGCGAAAGAGGTTTCCAGCAAGGATGGCAAAGTGTATGGCCTGCCTAACAGACAAAACGTAATTGGCGTCATATACAACAAAAAAATATTCAACAATCTGGGAATTGCCGTACCGACCAATTGGGACGAGTTTCTGGCGGCGTGTCAAAAAATCAAGGATGCCGGCATCACTCCGCTCGGGCTTGGAATGAAGGATCAATTCGTAACCCAGCTTGTTCCGTACGCGATGGCGCCTTCGGCTATTTACCGGAATCAGCCGGATTTCGACAAAAACATGTACGCAGGGAAGATAACGTTTACAGGCTCTCCCTGGGAACAAATGATGAAAGATTACTTGGAGCTTAATGAAAAAGGATATTTCAACAAAGATCCGCTCGGGACTTCCAATGACCTGGTGATGCAAACGATGGCTTCGGAAAAGATCGCAATGACGGTTACGCTGCATGGCCGCATTGCTGCGCTGCGAACGGCAAATGCCAATCTTGAATTGGGAATGTTCCCGCTCCCTTATGTCAAAGCCGGGGAGAAAATTTGGGTATCGTCGATGCCGGCGATCTATGGCGGGATTTATGCGAAGACGAAGCACCCCGCGGAAGCGAAAAAATATTTCGAGTTTCTGGCCAGTCCGGAGATCGCGCAAACGATCCTGAAAGCGACGAATTCCTTTTCGGTTTATAAAGACGTAACTGCCGAACTAGATCCGGCGCTTAAAGATATTACGGAAGGGTTGAAGGTCGGAAGTTATGCCTTCCTTGACTCGGTATGGCCGAACACGGTTCAGCCGATTATGTTCCAACAAATCCAAAACGTATTTGCAGGCAAGAAAATTGCAGAAATGTTAACTGCCATGGATAAAGCGTTCAAGGATGGGGCGGCTCAGCAGTAA
- a CDS encoding HPr family phosphocarrier protein — protein MSLKQTLDFVNEANRFKSHISFSSGGYVLNCKGVLGMVSFFSQSRTFEEIQLIIDGADAEEANKVLESILFTCSAPSLRT, from the coding sequence TTGTCGCTAAAGCAAACCCTGGATTTCGTTAATGAGGCAAACCGGTTCAAAAGCCATATCTCGTTCTCATCGGGAGGGTATGTGTTGAATTGTAAAGGGGTTCTCGGCATGGTGTCGTTCTTTTCGCAATCCCGAACATTCGAGGAAATACAATTGATCATCGACGGTGCCGATGCCGAAGAAGCGAATAAGGTGCTAGAGTCCATATTGTTTACCTGCAGCGCTCCCTCGCTTCGTACATAG
- a CDS encoding ABC transporter substrate-binding protein: protein MNNRFRRMMSLFLLIAVIGITACGQTKQQAAEPASGAASGEAKTIKIGYLPITHAAPLYIEDALGKDSFTKFKLELVKFGSWPDLMDALSTGKIDGASVLVELAMKAKEQGIDLKAVALGHKDGNVIVTSNDINRPADLKGKKFAIPHKFSTHNVLLYQMLKKAGMQYSDVNVIELAPAEMPAALAEGRISGYVVAEPFGAKSVVIKKGKALFQSEEIWKNSVDCALVLRNDLLKNNKDAALEFIGEYLKAGKKAELKDEQAKNILGKYMNVEKDVLELSLQWISYGDLKLTEDAYEQLRTYMIEMGLSANPPAYKDFVDNSFFDQVKG from the coding sequence ATGAACAACCGCTTCAGGCGTATGATGTCATTGTTTTTGCTCATTGCGGTGATAGGGATTACAGCGTGCGGTCAAACGAAGCAGCAAGCCGCAGAACCGGCATCAGGTGCCGCATCCGGAGAAGCAAAAACGATCAAAATCGGCTATTTGCCGATCACCCATGCCGCACCGCTTTATATTGAAGATGCGCTGGGCAAGGACAGCTTTACCAAGTTCAAGCTGGAGCTTGTCAAATTCGGCTCATGGCCCGATCTGATGGATGCGCTGAGCACGGGGAAAATCGACGGGGCATCCGTACTCGTGGAGCTTGCCATGAAAGCGAAGGAGCAGGGGATCGATTTAAAGGCGGTGGCGCTCGGGCATAAGGACGGCAACGTTATCGTGACTTCCAACGACATCAACCGGCCGGCAGATCTGAAAGGGAAGAAGTTCGCCATTCCGCACAAGTTTTCCACACATAACGTTTTGCTCTACCAAATGTTAAAAAAAGCGGGTATGCAGTACAGCGATGTCAATGTGATCGAGCTTGCTCCCGCCGAAATGCCGGCCGCGCTGGCCGAAGGGAGAATATCCGGATACGTGGTGGCGGAGCCGTTCGGCGCCAAATCCGTGGTCATTAAAAAGGGGAAAGCATTATTCCAATCCGAAGAAATCTGGAAAAATTCCGTAGACTGCGCGCTTGTATTGCGAAACGATTTGCTGAAAAACAACAAGGACGCTGCGCTGGAATTCATCGGAGAATACCTGAAGGCCGGGAAAAAAGCGGAGTTAAAAGATGAGCAGGCCAAAAACATTTTAGGAAAGTATATGAATGTGGAGAAAGACGTCCTGGAGCTGTCTCTTCAGTGGATCTCCTATGGCGATCTGAAATTAACCGAAGATGCTTACGAGCAGTTGAGAACTTATATGATAGAAATGGGGTTGTCCGCGAATCCCCCGGCATATAAGGATTTTGTCGACAATTCCTTTTTCGATCAAGTAAAAGGCTGA
- a CDS encoding ABC transporter permease: protein MKAARTFIHVLVAIVVLVAAWQSVVVFGGYEPSLLPSPRSVGKAIMKLLADGTLLVHLKVSLFRFVTGYVSASISAIVIGLILGRLLWLWGFVDPVVQLIRPVSPIAWSPFIVLWFGIGDAPAIVIIFLAAFFPVLLSTVSALRKVDPIYLKVAQNFEISRYHLLTKIIFPAVFPFIANGLHIAVGTSWIFLVSGEMVGTQSGLGYMIVDARNQLRLDLVLAGIIFIGLCGLLLDRSIRLLERWINRQWGITRDV from the coding sequence ATGAAAGCCGCTAGAACATTCATCCATGTGCTGGTCGCAATCGTCGTATTGGTCGCAGCATGGCAATCCGTCGTCGTTTTCGGCGGGTACGAGCCGAGCTTGCTGCCTTCCCCGCGGAGTGTAGGGAAGGCGATTATGAAGCTGCTTGCGGACGGAACGCTGCTGGTACATTTGAAGGTCAGCCTGTTCCGTTTTGTCACAGGGTATGTCAGTGCATCGATTTCAGCTATCGTCATCGGCCTTATTCTGGGAAGGCTTCTGTGGTTATGGGGGTTCGTCGATCCGGTCGTACAGTTGATCAGGCCGGTGTCCCCGATCGCTTGGTCGCCTTTTATCGTACTCTGGTTTGGAATCGGGGACGCGCCGGCCATCGTCATCATCTTTTTGGCCGCTTTTTTCCCGGTGCTGCTGTCCACCGTTTCCGCGCTTCGAAAGGTGGACCCGATCTATTTGAAAGTTGCGCAAAATTTCGAAATTTCGCGCTATCATCTGCTGACGAAAATCATCTTTCCCGCGGTGTTCCCGTTTATCGCGAACGGATTGCATATTGCAGTAGGGACTTCATGGATATTTCTGGTATCCGGTGAAATGGTCGGCACGCAATCGGGCCTTGGCTATATGATCGTAGATGCCAGAAACCAGCTTCGTCTCGACCTGGTTCTGGCGGGCATCATCTTTATCGGGCTGTGCGGGCTGCTGCTGGACCGTTCGATCCGTTTGCTGGAGCGGTGGATCAACAGGCAGTGGGGAATTACCCGCGACGTCTGA
- a CDS encoding alpha-L-rhamnosidase: protein MATGDLEAGQLLCESMVNPVGIDMLAPRFSWQLKSERRGGLQAAYRIMVADSEENLLRCTDLCWDSGKVQSDESVFCTYEGEPLTSRKRYYWRVKVWDQTEAESDWSTVAYWEMGLLQREDWKALWIEPKQEPVAEDPILSLREALQCDNPTDTSVLHPCPYLRKTFSASSAVRKARLYATAHGVYVFEINGQKAGNQELAPEFTSYDRYLQYQTYDVTDLVKNGENAIGAILADGWYAGRIGLAGNSCQYGDKLGLLFQLELEYEDRTQEIIVSDQQVKCSTGHLIYSDIFIGEKVDARLIKDGWTLPDYDDSAWDPVSAAHFDMSGLVAHYGEPVRVVETLPAVRVITTPKGETVIDFGQVIAGRVSMRVEGPAGTEITLEHSEVLDEHGNFLNNIKGRHKDQKDIYILRGGEPETFEPLFTFHGFRYVKVSGYPGVVLPERFTAAVLSSDMRYTGSFECSDARINRLQMNIMWSQKTNMLSIPMDCPQRERAGWTGDIQVFAPTSAFNMDVLAFLTRWLRNLALEQLPNGEVPNGVPYHKSFIHIDHTLMGKDSSAGWGDAVIIVPWALYEAYGDVKVLEEFYEPMVKWIDYVRRTAENEMPDNFDQMDDVQKERQKYLWNTGYHFGDWLMPSASSPQDSAIKTKEPVATSFYAYSAALLSKIADVLGKHSDAEYYSDLNRRIRKAFSEQYLQYDGTLSAHFQGAYVLALQFDLVPEEARGKVAEQLARLIEENGCRLDTGFVSVPFLLDVLCKYGKRDLAYKLLFQTECPSWLYEVERGATTIWEAWDAIKPDGTVSSMSFNHYAFGCVGDWLYREVAGLRKEQAGYKKIRIQPDVECGLSHASAKYESRYGTIVSGWSKQGRRITVTAIIPPNTTGTVILPNAMHENVKESEMPLNEALGILSYRQTNSGVSVHLGSGSYRFTYDLA, encoded by the coding sequence ATGGCAACTGGGGATTTGGAGGCGGGACAGCTTTTATGCGAATCGATGGTCAACCCGGTAGGCATCGACATGTTGGCCCCGCGTTTTAGCTGGCAGCTGAAGTCGGAGCGGCGCGGGGGGCTTCAAGCGGCTTATCGCATTATGGTGGCGGACAGTGAAGAAAACCTGCTGCGATGTACCGATCTTTGCTGGGATTCGGGCAAGGTGCAGTCCGACGAGTCGGTATTTTGCACTTATGAGGGCGAACCTCTAACTTCCCGAAAAAGGTATTACTGGCGCGTGAAAGTATGGGATCAGACAGAAGCCGAATCGGATTGGAGTACGGTCGCTTATTGGGAAATGGGGCTGCTGCAGCGGGAAGATTGGAAGGCACTGTGGATCGAGCCGAAGCAAGAGCCTGTGGCGGAGGACCCTATCCTAAGCTTACGCGAAGCGCTGCAATGCGATAACCCGACGGATACGTCCGTATTGCACCCATGCCCTTATCTGCGCAAAACATTTTCCGCTTCATCCGCCGTACGCAAGGCACGGCTGTATGCAACCGCACACGGCGTCTATGTATTCGAGATCAATGGTCAAAAAGCGGGCAACCAGGAACTTGCGCCCGAGTTTACATCTTATGACCGCTACCTTCAATATCAAACTTACGATGTGACGGATTTGGTGAAAAACGGAGAGAACGCCATCGGCGCTATTTTGGCGGACGGCTGGTATGCAGGGCGAATCGGTCTCGCCGGAAACAGCTGCCAATATGGCGACAAGTTAGGGCTGTTGTTTCAGCTGGAGCTCGAATACGAAGACAGAACGCAGGAGATCATCGTCTCCGATCAGCAAGTCAAATGTTCAACCGGTCATCTTATTTACTCGGATATATTCATCGGTGAAAAAGTGGATGCCAGACTGATCAAAGACGGGTGGACACTTCCGGATTACGATGACTCCGCATGGGATCCCGTCAGTGCAGCTCATTTCGATATGTCGGGCCTGGTTGCGCATTATGGCGAGCCTGTGCGGGTTGTGGAAACGTTGCCTGCCGTTCGGGTGATAACGACTCCCAAAGGCGAAACGGTCATCGATTTCGGGCAGGTGATAGCGGGGCGCGTTTCCATGAGAGTGGAAGGGCCGGCGGGCACTGAAATCACCCTGGAGCATTCGGAAGTGCTCGATGAACACGGGAATTTTCTGAACAATATTAAGGGACGGCATAAAGATCAAAAAGATATCTACATTCTCCGCGGAGGAGAGCCGGAAACGTTCGAGCCTTTGTTCACGTTTCACGGGTTCCGTTATGTGAAGGTATCGGGTTATCCGGGCGTCGTGTTGCCCGAACGCTTTACGGCAGCTGTTCTATCTTCGGACATGAGATATACCGGCTCGTTTGAATGCTCCGATGCGAGAATCAACCGATTGCAGATGAACATTATGTGGAGCCAGAAAACGAATATGCTGTCGATCCCGATGGATTGTCCGCAAAGGGAGCGCGCCGGTTGGACGGGAGATATCCAAGTATTTGCTCCCACCTCGGCATTCAATATGGACGTGCTCGCATTTTTAACGCGCTGGCTCCGCAACCTTGCGCTCGAACAGCTGCCGAACGGAGAGGTGCCGAATGGCGTCCCTTATCATAAAAGCTTTATACATATCGACCACACCTTGATGGGAAAAGATTCTTCGGCAGGCTGGGGCGATGCGGTGATCATCGTTCCTTGGGCATTGTACGAGGCGTATGGCGATGTCAAGGTGCTTGAGGAATTTTATGAGCCGATGGTCAAATGGATCGATTACGTCCGCCGGACTGCGGAAAACGAGATGCCGGACAACTTTGATCAAATGGATGACGTACAGAAGGAAAGACAGAAGTATCTCTGGAATACCGGATATCACTTTGGCGACTGGCTGATGCCAAGCGCTTCCAGCCCCCAGGACAGCGCCATAAAGACCAAAGAACCGGTAGCGACATCCTTTTACGCTTATTCTGCTGCGCTGCTTTCCAAAATTGCAGATGTGCTCGGCAAGCATTCGGATGCAGAATACTATTCCGACTTGAACCGGCGTATTCGGAAAGCGTTCTCGGAACAATATTTGCAGTATGACGGAACATTGTCCGCTCATTTTCAAGGCGCTTATGTGCTGGCACTGCAGTTCGATCTTGTTCCGGAAGAGGCCCGCGGCAAAGTGGCGGAGCAATTGGCCCGCCTCATCGAAGAAAATGGCTGCCGGCTCGACACGGGATTCGTCTCCGTACCGTTCCTGCTGGATGTGCTCTGTAAATACGGCAAACGGGATCTGGCATACAAGCTTTTATTCCAAACGGAATGCCCTTCATGGCTGTATGAAGTGGAGCGGGGCGCAACGACCATTTGGGAAGCTTGGGATGCCATTAAACCGGACGGCACCGTTTCTTCGATGTCCTTTAACCATTACGCGTTCGGCTGCGTCGGCGATTGGCTGTACCGGGAAGTCGCCGGTCTCCGGAAAGAGCAAGCGGGATATAAGAAAATCCGCATCCAGCCGGACGTTGAATGCGGGCTGTCCCATGCGTCGGCGAAATATGAATCCCGGTATGGGACCATCGTCTCGGGCTGGAGCAAGCAGGGGCGCCGGATAACCGTTACAGCCATCATACCGCCGAATACAACGGGTACTGTCATTCTTCCGAATGCCATGCATGAAAATGTGAAAGAATCCGAAATGCCTCTGAATGAAGCATTAGGGATTCTTTCGTACCGGCAAACCAATTCGGGTGTATCGGTGCATCTGGGCAGTGGGAGCTATCGGTTTACTTATGATCTTGCATAA
- a CDS encoding DUF4242 domain-containing protein produces the protein MALFLVESVLTKAVQDQDQLERTISTIGRELARKNVSLVEVQVSRDFSRAFFIFDGENRGLINEGLRELGISVTLIKPVRLIGQDVEAVKRKTDAVNYLVEWNLPDGITMEQYLERKKSNSVHYAEVPEVAFSRTYVCEDMTKCLCFYDAPDEAAVKRAREAVKAPIDSITEILPKAQLD, from the coding sequence ATGGCATTGTTTTTGGTGGAGTCCGTATTAACGAAAGCAGTTCAAGATCAGGATCAACTGGAGCGGACGATCTCAACGATCGGTCGGGAGCTCGCCCGAAAAAACGTAAGTCTCGTCGAGGTTCAAGTATCCCGCGATTTTTCCAGAGCGTTTTTTATATTCGACGGCGAAAACCGCGGCCTCATTAATGAGGGATTGCGCGAACTGGGCATCTCCGTCACGCTGATCAAGCCGGTACGGCTGATTGGTCAGGATGTCGAAGCCGTCAAGCGAAAGACCGACGCCGTCAATTATTTGGTGGAATGGAACCTGCCCGACGGCATTACGATGGAACAGTACCTGGAACGCAAGAAATCGAACTCGGTTCACTATGCCGAGGTGCCGGAGGTGGCGTTCTCCAGAACGTACGTATGCGAGGACATGACCAAATGTCTTTGCTTCTACGATGCGCCGGATGAAGCTGCTGTGAAGCGGGCGCGGGAAGCGGTAAAAGCTCCGATTGACAGCATTACGGAAATTTTGCCTAAAGCGCAATTAGATTGA
- a CDS encoding AraC family transcriptional regulator, translating to MDIQDVDPFLRSINEFERKHWGQPWLLQHTGDIYVNDKISESFFFKTDQHIAINKHPRFAIIPEHRHEFIEMSYVYSGTLTQTINNNKITLSEGQLIILDTNVAHSIEAAGENDIIINCLMRKSYYDSHLIHRLAGNNVLSEFFVNAVYKSQEHSEYILFPSQSSPRVRSFMTELVREYYSSDICSEEAIGSYLVLLFTELLRLHKDANAGSETDSVKRTVNMADIIHYMESRYQTIDLTSAAKHFHFHPNYLSKIIKDHFGQSFIKVVQDIRVKKASLLLKNTDLNIAEISEHVGYKNIHFFYKNFKERFRMSPAEYRAVHRNH from the coding sequence ATGGACATCCAAGATGTCGATCCGTTCCTCCGCAGCATCAATGAATTTGAGCGCAAGCATTGGGGGCAGCCTTGGCTGCTGCAGCACACGGGTGACATATACGTCAACGATAAAATTAGCGAAAGCTTCTTTTTTAAAACGGATCAACACATTGCCATCAATAAGCATCCGCGATTTGCCATTATTCCGGAGCATCGGCATGAATTCATCGAAATGAGCTACGTTTACTCGGGAACGCTTACCCAAACGATAAATAACAACAAGATCACTTTGTCGGAAGGCCAGCTTATTATTCTGGATACGAATGTCGCTCATTCCATCGAAGCAGCCGGAGAAAACGACATCATCATTAATTGCTTGATGAGAAAAAGCTATTACGACAGCCATTTAATCCACAGGTTAGCCGGCAATAATGTGCTCTCCGAATTTTTTGTCAATGCCGTATATAAAAGCCAGGAGCACAGCGAATACATCCTGTTTCCGTCGCAAAGCAGCCCGCGGGTTCGCAGTTTTATGACGGAACTGGTCCGCGAATACTACAGCTCCGACATATGCTCCGAAGAAGCGATTGGCAGTTATCTGGTTCTGCTATTTACCGAATTGCTGCGTCTCCATAAAGATGCCAATGCCGGCAGCGAAACGGACAGCGTCAAGAGAACGGTAAACATGGCGGATATTATTCACTACATGGAGAGCCGTTATCAAACGATAGACCTGACTTCAGCGGCAAAGCATTTTCATTTTCATCCGAACTATTTAAGTAAAATCATAAAAGACCATTTCGGACAAAGCTTTATCAAAGTCGTTCAGGATATCCGGGTAAAAAAGGCAAGCCTGCTGCTCAAAAACACCGATCTTAACATCGCCGAGATTTCGGAACATGTCGGATACAAGAATATTCATTTTTTCTATAAAAATTTTAAGGAACGTTTCCGGATGAGTCCCGCGGAATACCGTGCCGTTCATCGCAACCATTGA